One Malus sylvestris chromosome 14, drMalSylv7.2, whole genome shotgun sequence DNA segment encodes these proteins:
- the LOC126600032 gene encoding ABC transporter F family member 3-like: MTVASSVVHEVLGRRAEDVDEPIIEYIVNVLADEDFDFGDDGEGAFDALGELLVGAGCVSDFAECRSVCSIISEKFGKHGLVKAKPTVRSLSAPVRMDDGMDEKVAPKKKVEVIDGPLLTERDRAKIERKKRKDDRQREQQYQIHLAEMEAVRAGMPVVSVNHESAGGPNVRDIRLENFNVSVGGRDLIVDGSVTLSFGRHYGLVGRNGTGKTTFLRHLAMHAIDGIPRNFQILHVEQEVVGDDTTALQCVLNTDVERTKLLEEEARLLTQQRALEFEDSTEKSNGEVDKDAIGQRLQEIYKRLEFIDADSAESRAASILAGLSFSPEMQLKPTKAFSGGWRMRIALARALFIEPDLLLLDEPTNHLDLHAVLWLEAYLVKWPKTCIVVSHAREFLNTVVTDILHLHGQKLNAYKGDYDTYERTRIELVKNQQKAFEANERSRTHMQSFIDKFRYNAKRAALVQSRIKALDRLGHVDEIVNDPDYKFEFPTPDDRPGPPIISFSDASFGYPGGPVLFRNLNFGIDLDSRIAMVGPNGIGKSTILKLIAGELQPISGTVFRSAKVRIAVFSQHHVDGLDLSSNPLLYMMRCFPGVPEQKLRSHLGSFGVSGNLALQPMYTLSGGQKSRVAFAKITFKKPHIILLDEPSNHLDLDAVEALIQGLVLFQGGILMVSHDEHLISGSVDELWVVSEGRIQPFHGSFEDYKKILQSS; this comes from the exons ATGACGGTAGCTAGCTCAGTGGTCCACGAAGTGCTGGGCCGGCGGGCCGAGGACGTCGATGAGCCCATAATCGAGTACATCGTTAACGTCCTCGCCGACGAGGACTTCGATTTCGGCGACGACGGTGAAGGCGCCTTCGACGCTCTCGGCGAGCTCCTCGTCGGAGCCGGCTGTGTTAGCGACTTCGCTGAGTGCCGCTcg GTTTGCAGTATAATATCCGAGAAGTTCGGGAAACATGGGTTGGTTAAAGCTAAACCGACTGTGCGGAGCCTATCAGCACCAGTAAGAATGGATGATGGGATGGATGAGAAGGTAGCTCCAAAGAAGAAGGTTGAGGTGATTGATGGCCCTCTGTTAACTGAACGTGACCGAGCTAAGATAGAGAGGAAAAAGAGGAAGGATGATCGCCAAAGAGAG CAACAATATCAAATACATTTAGCAGAGATGGAAGCAGTCAGGGCAGGAATGCCTGTTGTATCCGTAAATCATGAAAGTGCTGGTGGCCCAAATGTCAGGGATATCCGTCTGGAAAACTTCAATGTTTCTGTGGGTGGCCGTGATCTAATTGTGGATGGTTCAGTAACACTTTCTTTTGGAAGGCATTATG GCCTTGTTGGAAGAAATGGTACGGGGAAAACAACGTTTCTTAGGCACTTGGCTATGCATGCCATTGACGGCATTCCTAGGAACTTCCAAATATTGCATGTGGAGCAAGAAGTGGTGGGTGATGATACAACAGCCTTGCAGTGTGTTCTTAACACTGATGTTGAAAGAACAAAGCTTTTGGAAGAAGAAGCTCGTCTTCTCACCCAACAG AGAGCACTGGAGTTTGAGGACTCAACAGAAAAGAGTAACGGGGAAGTTGATAAAGATGCCATTGGGCAGAGGCTTCAGGAGATATACAAAAGGCTCGAGTTCATTGATGCTGATTCGGCAGAGTCACGGGCAGCTTCCATTCTTGCG GGTCTTAGTTTCTCTCCGGAGATGCAGTTGAAACCAACTAAAGCATTTTCAGGAGGATGGCGGATGCGAATAGCTCTTGCTCGTGCCCTGTTTATAGAGCCTGATTTGTTACTGCTTGATGAACCCACG AACCATCTTGATCTTCATGCAGTCCTCTGGCTAGAGGCTTACCTGGTGAAGTGGCCAAAAACATGCATAGTTGTTTCTCATGCTAGAGAATTCTTGAACACG GTAGTCACTGATATACTACATCTTCATGGGCAAAAATTGAATGCTTACAAGGGAGACTACGATACATATGAGAGGACGCGGATAGAACTAGTCAAGAACCAACAGAAGGCTTTTGAGGCCAATGAGCGTTCAAGAACACATATGCAG TCGTTTATTGATAAGTTCCGCTACAATGCCAAGAGAGCTGCGCTTGTTCAGTCAAGAATTAAG GCTTTGGACCGGTTGGGACATGTGGATGAGATTGTAAATGACCCTGA CTATAAGTTTGAGTTCCCAACTCCAGACGACAGACCTGGTCCTCCAATAATAAGTTTCAG TGATGCATCATTTGGTTATCCTGGGGGACCGGTCTTGTTTAGGAATTTAAATTTTGGAATTGACCTTGACAGCCGCATCGCAA TGGTCGGGCCAAATGGTATTGGTAAATCAACGATACTCAAACTAATTGCAGGGGAGCTACAACCAATCTCTGGGACAGTTTTTCGTTCAGCTAAG GTTCGGATCGCTGTATTCAGTCAGCACCATGTTGACGGACTAGATTTATCTTCTAATCCCCTATTGTATATGATGCGCTGCTTCCCA GGGGTGCCTGAACAAAAGCTCCGATCTCACTTAGGTTCTTTCGGTGTCAGTGGAAATCTTGCACTTCAGCCTATGTACACATTGTCTG GTGGTCAGAAGAGCAGAGTTGCATTTGCCAAGATAACTTTCAAGAAACCGCACATAATACTGCTTGATGAGccctccaatcatctg